Genomic window (Pseudomonas sp. L5B5):
TCATCGGCGGCATCAATTACAGTGCCGACCACCTGGGTGACTTCGGTCCACAGGCCAAGCAGGACTACGCCGTGGAGGTCGTCGGCCCGGTGGTGGCCCAGGTGCATGCTTCTTCCTGCCGCATGCTCGCACCGGTGCTGGATGCCGCCAGCAGGGTTCAGCCGGGCGGCATCGCTTCAGGCACGGCCAGCGCCGTGCTGGTGGAACGCGACAACCAGCGCCATCGCAACGATATCGAAGCCTGCTACCTGCAAGTTTTCCGTGAAGCAAGGCAACGAATCGTCGTGGCCAACGCCTATTTCTTCCCCGGCTACCTCTTGCTGCGCGAATTGCGCAACGCCGCCCGGCGCGGGGTCGAGGTGACGCTGATCCTCCAGGGGCAACCGGACATGCGCTGGGTGCGTGCGCTCTCGCGGCTGCTCTACAACTACCTGTTGCGCGACGACGTGCGCATCCATGAGTACTGCCAGCGGCCGCTCCATGGCAAGGTTGCGTTGGTGGACAACGACTGGTCCACCGTTGGCTCAAGCAACCTCGACCCACTGAGCCTGTCGTTCAACCTTGAGGCCAACCTGCTGATCCGCGACCCCGCGTTCAACGAACAGCTGTACCAGCACTTGACCGAACTTAGCCGGGAGTACTGCGAAACCGTGACGCTGGAGCGCATGGTGCGCGGCTACTGGTGGCGTGCTCCGCTGATCTTTCTGGGCTTCCACATCACGCGCTATTTCCCGCGGATCGCCGGCTGGTTTCCGGCGCACCGGCAGCGCCTGCAGTCGCTGCAAGCCGACGGCGAGGCCCCCGCCGACTACCAGGGGGGCAAGACCTGATGGCCACTTCACGCTGGAAGACCTGGGGCAAACGCTTGCTGACCGTGCTGTTCCTGGTATTGATACCCGCACTGCTGTTCACTCTGGCGCGTAACCTGGACTGGAACGAAGTCCGCCAGTCGCTGGTGGCGTACCGGCCCTCGACCCTGGCCTTGGGGTTGCTGCTGGCCCTGTGCAGCTACCTGGTATTCGCCGGTTACGACCTGCTCGCCCGCGCCTATACCGGCCACCGTCTGCCAGCCCGGCAGGTGCTGCCGGTAGCGTTCGTCTGCTATGCGTTCAACCTTAACTTCACCACTTGGGTCGGTGGCGTTGCCCTGCGTTATCGCCTGTACAGCCGGCTGAGCCTGGATAACCCAACCATCACCCGCATTCTCACCTTGGGGCTGTTGACCAACTGGATGGGCTACCTGCTGGTGGCCGGCACGGTATTCGCCCTAGGCTTCGTCAAGCTGCCGGAAAGCTGGGGGTGGGTGCCAGCGGCCTGCGCCTGATCGGCGTTTTGATGGTAGCGGTGGCGTTGGCTTACCTGTGCGCCTGCGCCTTCGCCAAGCGGCGCACGTGGGCGCTGCGCGGGCACGAAATCACCCTGCCGAGCCTGCGTATGGCGCTATGCCAGGTGGCGCTGGGTGCAAGCAACTGGGCGCTGATGGCAGCGCTGATTCACCTGCTGTTGCCGCCTGAGCTGTTCTATCCCTCGGTGCTGGGTGTGTTGCTGATCAGTTGCGTCGCCGGGGTGGTCGCGCACATTCCCGCCGGGCTCGGCGTACTGGAAGCCGTATTCCTGGCGCTGCTCCACGGCCAGCTAGGCCAAGGCACCCTGGTTGCCGCACTGCTCGGCTATCGGACGTTATACTACCTGATCCCGCTGCTGTTGGCGGTGGTGACCTACCTGATCCTCGAAAAGCGTGCAAAGGCCTTGCGCAGACAGGCCGGGGCAGCCCTCGACAAGCGCTGACGGGCCCTGGTGCCCGGGAGGTATATCATGCGATTCGCTCTGTACATAGAAATGCTGGGCACCCTGAGCAGCGGGCAGGTGTTAGCCTAAGGTTGCGACGTGGTCGCCCGCTCATCCAGCGAGGCGGTCAAACCGGTGCCGCAACACACCTGTTACAGCTACAGCAACATGCCCGCTGAGGCGATTGCCTGGTCGTGCAGTAATGAAAGCAAGGAGATGTTGAACAGCGAGAAGCGTCGGGTGGAACGTTGCCCCGACGGCAGCGTTGGCAGCTGTATC
Coding sequences:
- the clsB gene encoding cardiolipin synthase ClsB, whose amino-acid sequence is MKQPWCDDNRVELLINGEQYYSRVFEAMAQARQEILLETFIIYDDKVGQPLRQALIDAARRGVRVEVAVDGYGTADLPDEFISSMTEAGVRVHSFDPQPRLVGMRTNLFRRLHRKILVIDGQRAFIGGINYSADHLGDFGPQAKQDYAVEVVGPVVAQVHASSCRMLAPVLDAASRVQPGGIASGTASAVLVERDNQRHRNDIEACYLQVFREARQRIVVANAYFFPGYLLLRELRNAARRGVEVTLILQGQPDMRWVRALSRLLYNYLLRDDVRIHEYCQRPLHGKVALVDNDWSTVGSSNLDPLSLSFNLEANLLIRDPAFNEQLYQHLTELSREYCETVTLERMVRGYWWRAPLIFLGFHITRYFPRIAGWFPAHRQRLQSLQADGEAPADYQGGKT